The Pyxidicoccus trucidator sequence CCCGCTCGGCGATGGTGGAGATGACCTGGTCGATCTTGTTGATGATCGGCTCCATCTCCTGGCGCTCCTTGTTGGCGGCCTCGGCCCGGCTCTTCTCCCACTTCTGGGCGAGGACCATCACCTTGCGCTGGAGCTCGCCCTCCTTCTGGGCCTTGGTCTCCGGGCTCATGGCGCTCGCCTGCTTGTCCAGGACTTCCTTCTCCTTGCGGAGGGCGTCCTGCTCCCGGTCGATTTCCTTCTGGCGGTCGTCGAGCCACTTCTGGAGGCGGCCCTTGGCGGCCTTGCCGTCATCCACCTCGAGCAGGACGCGCTGCAGATCCACGAAGGCGATCTTCTGCTCGGCCGAGGCGGCCACCGGCAGGGCGAGCGAAACGACGGCGGCCAAGGCCGCGATGGTGGTGCGAAGCGACATGTTCAGCAGCTCCTCGGGAAGGTTACAGGCTCCGACGTCAGGTCCCCGGGCTTGTTCAAAAGCCCCCCGCCGGGAGATGGAGCCGGGAAAGTCGGGGCAAGGGCTTATCAGAAGAAGTTGCCGATAGTGAACTCGAACAGGATGTTGTCGTCTTCCGGTCGCCTGGTGAGCGGGATGCCCCACTCGAAGCGGAGGGGGCCAATCGGCGAGAACCAGCGGAAGCCGAAGCCCGCGGCGTGGAAGAGACCGAGCGGCAGCTTGTCCTGTCGGTCCTGGAAGAAGCGTTCATTCGTCGCGAAGGAGTTGCCCGCGTCATAGAAGAGCACGCCGCGCAGGCCGGCCTTCTCGAAGATGGGGAACTCCAGCTCGAAGTTGAAGACGAGCTGCTTGTTGCCGCCCACCAGGAAGTCCGTGACGCTGGCGTCCGGGCTGCCCGAGCGGGGCACCTTCACCGAGGGGCTGATGCTCCGCAGGTAGTAGCCGCGGACGCTGTTGATGCCGCCCACGTAGTACAGCTCGGAGATGGGCAGCGGCTTGTCCTGGTCCAGCTGCTGGATGTAGCCAATGGTGGCGTTCGTCTTGAAGACGAAGCCCAGCGGCATGGGGAAGTACAGGCGCGAATAGGCGGTGTACCGGTTGAAGAGGAAGGTGCCGCCCAGGAGGGCGGGGGCCGTCTCCAGCGAGCCGTAGTGGATGAAGCCGCGCGAGGGGAACAGGCGGTTGTCGCGCCGGTCGAACGAGAGCGACAGGCGGGCCGCGCTGGTGACACCGGACAGGAACTGGTTGGCCAGCAGCACCGCACCCAGGTTCTGCCCCGCCTCCACGTCCACCCACTCACGCGAGTAGCCGATGGTGCCCAGCAGGTCGTCGATGAACTGGTAGCCGATGGAGGCGCTGCCACCGGTGGAGTTGCGGATGAAGCCCTCGTAGTCCGCCTGGACGCGGAAGAACTCCGCGGACAGCAGGTAGTTCGTGTCCAGGAAGTACGGGTCGTAATAGGACAGCTGCACCAGCGAGCGCAGGCCTGAAATCTGGGCGGACGCGGAGACGCTCTGGCCCCAGCCCAGGAAGTTGTTCTGGGAGATCTGCGCCGTGAAGATGAAGTTCTCCACGTTGGAGAAGCCGAGGCCCACCTGGAAGGTGCCGGTGGCCTTCTCCTTCACCTCCACCTGCAGGACGATGGTGTCATCGGCGCTGCCGGGGCGCTGGGTGATTTCCACCGTCTCGAAGAAGCCCAGGGCGGTGACGCGCTCGCGGCTGCGGCGCACGCCGGTGCCGCTGTAGAGCTCGCCCTCGTACACGCGCAGCTCGCGGCGGATGACCTT is a genomic window containing:
- a CDS encoding OmpH family outer membrane protein → MSLRTTIAALAAVVSLALPVAASAEQKIAFVDLQRVLLEVDDGKAAKGRLQKWLDDRQKEIDREQDALRKEKEVLDKQASAMSPETKAQKEGELQRKVMVLAQKWEKSRAEAANKERQEMEPIINKIDQVISTIAERDDLSFVLDKRDSGIVFARSQHDISNEVIRAYNAAKKPSTSVAKDAPTKK